The genomic window TTCTTACACTACcacgaaaagaaagaaaaagctATTGCCTACTTTCAAGAATATATCTCTAGTTTTTTcatactcatttttttattttcagttaatttttgcGAAGAAAAAGTTTACCTCATTCAAGCTCCCAGTAACTTTTCCATTTTAAAATCGAATGCCAGAAACTTTAAtgaatccaaaaaaattttatgtttctacCAAAGTAATACATTGCTAGCATAAATTTTAAACCAAGGATGTTAGATTTGAGAGatgtttgctctttaactatggtgaaaaagaaaactgtGAGAGCAACTTCGGCTGCAACGTGATTTGGGAGATTCAGCTGCCGATCGTTCagatcatttcacatgcattcacacattcgtccaatcagtcgttgttcagacggcaatgaAGGGcaattggttgatttttttcgtatatcaccaacacagtcTCAGTGTTTTTGGAAatacatcccaagtgacgtcagcccatcagctgattctgtcaaattcgctcagtgTCAAGTTTGCCTCCAGGTGTCagaatgaaagcaaaaaaaagttgtttttaattcatttgcTGGCTATGAACACAAAATtacttataatttataatataaatttataaaatttattataactcagaaaaataataagattTATGTGAGCTGGAACGATTTCAAAGTATCTTTAAAAATCCCATTATTTTTATTCCgttgataaaatttgtattgcaCTTTGTTACACTCTTCATCTGAGGcgatttttaagaaaagtttatttataaaaaactcgatttttaaaGGAACTTTTTACTTGGTCTTGTTCTCATAAAACGTAGTTTTTTCCAGAACACTTTAGCGTTTATCTTGAAATACCagtttgatcaaaaagttcccggaacaaccgccagttgaagctctaagtcaactgatttgagctctgtttttttctttgttagccACATCTCTGATTAAAATTCCTACAAAAATTGTCTCGCCATTGctgacatttgtaaaaattacgcCGGCTAGAGTAAATCTTCCTCTGCacatgttttcgattttttacagttttaaaaatggatttgaatttgtaaCCAGTTTTTATTAGAATGCGCAAACATtgaaaatgttgggaaactgtaTCGGCAGTGATAATCTAAAGAAAATAGCCGACAACCCTTTACGAGTGCCATGAACGCTGCAGAAGAAATCGAGGATGATGGACGAAGAATGCAGCCCGTTgatatcgaaaactgatgaaaacatcaataaggTGAAAGAGAAGTTGATTGGCGACGAAATCttagcatatgtatgtgtatgtatgctgtaTAGAGCGAATAGCAGGCAGTCACGTTAATGCCAACATCAGCATTAACAGCAGTAGTGCGTGAGAGAGCAGCAGTGGATACAACAACTGTTGGCGCCGAAATTGTATTGTGCGAGTGTGAAGCAGCACTTGACCAAGCATTAGATGAAGATGGCAAATGATTAGCAGCGACGGACGAAGAAAGACCAGCATAAGAAATTAACGATGGCGGGgagccatgatggaaagaataatgagatggtgcCTATCGtagtcccgttactttgcgctcagcgaatttgacaatgagttacgtgattttagcaccagtatggccagattgccattttcgtaacttgatttagcatttgttttttgttatttagtctcggagttttagttctttcttcatgacatatTTCTAGCcgattctaattaaaatgttatgtttataatattgtaaaatatacatttttaataattagttgaataattcactcagttttatttagctttacttttttttaacatctggtagcaTTGGCCGCGATTGcagctgttgttggtgttcttctgctttcggcagtcaaatctctctctcgctattgcagtgttgcctagctttgaatataaaaacgcactaaaaagccaatttaatgaaaataaaacaccaaatttttattgaattacttaacgAACTttgtataagtgaaaaattgtctttagaatgtgcgtttttttaaataaatgtgttatgcttatgtacaatttaatttataagtgtttttttttttttgttaagcgagactcttttgctaagggaacgacttttttgctatatttgaggttatgtaactagataaggtagtctttctgtaaaaatgtcagtatggtttctttggtattttctggtattttgtggcttatttttacaatgatgccctatgtcccactaaggattgatggccagaagaaacgattacacctctatggttttaatccgcattcagtaaattcaaacgccttttaaaatgtgtgaaaaggttttcaatcttaagaagagttgagagagggacatataatattcttgcataaccttaaaaagagcaaaaaattaaatttacactttcaaaatatcaaattttataagaaccaactaattttcattaccactaaaatcttctcagagtggccttttttaacctttttttgtataataatacagtttttttttaacttaaagtttcggttgctttaaattaaaaaaaaagaaacaaactcgaaacttcaaaattttcgcattttgggtataaaaaagcactaaatttattgcgaagagcaaatggttgacaatactgcacaactcggaaaagCGTGACGTCActcactctctgatgggcgcaatcttctttctatcattcttgagtaGATTCAGCATCTATCACCTCCTTTACTGGAGCATTATCACTATCAAACTTCTCAATAGCAAACCAAATGTAAGAGCGTAGGTTACTCGTATTAACCTCAGCAGTGAGTAAGGAAATCACATTATCTTTTTCCAGTAAATTTCGCTGCATAGAGAGAAGATCTGAGTGCATGTTCTCAGTTTTAATAACTAGCTTTCTGTTGTCTTCAAAGGAGTAAAATTGAACTAGGAATATTTAATGCATTAAGAAATTCGAATAGCAATTCAAAACACGTCCGTTCAGCGCGACGGCGAATAgcatattccgggaacttttgtCTTCcttcataataatctttaaaatACCTTTGGAAAacttagaacttttttttttttttggtgaggcAGTACTGAATAACTCTTTTCCTACAAATAATATTTCTCCCAAAATATGCACTGAATTTTCTAATTGTAAAATATTCGGTGCTTTTTTGGAACAGAGAGTGCATTGCATATCTTAAACTTATTATTTAtgcaaagtagtttttttttttatttaattaaatatttaacctttgttcaaaaacatattttcatagTGATTAAATTTagccaaaaaaatgtaaaaagacaatgaaagttgcaaaaaaagcaaaacaagtgAACTCACTCTTTGTAAGTCAAcaatttaatatacaatttttcctATAAAAGCGCCCTCGGAGCACTCAAAAATTTATTGGTAACTGGAATTACTTCTATCCAATACCaggagctgtttttttttatcgttCACGATGAAGTTCCTCGCTTGCTTTTTGATCTTAGCAGCTTGCGTTTTTTTTGAGCAAACTGCAGCTCAGTGCCGGAGTCAACCACGTAAgtaggaaaatatatataaatatttataaaatgtttcattatatttctaaatatttattatatttattatatccgCAGCACGCACCGCATGTAGTGGGGGCCGTGATAGCGGAGTTGGTGGCAGACAATGTGTACCTGGCAAAAGATGGTTTTTCAGCCCGGCGGCTAGATTATGTTTTAGTTTTGACTATCTGGGTTGTGGTGGTAATGATAACCGTTACTGCTCATTTTCAGACTGCCAGTCCGCTTGTGGACGGCGTGGttaattgttaatttaattgagtttgaaatttaaagagAAAATTTGTGTAAGAGTCACCCAATTTGAAAAGTTCAATGGCTGAAAGATGAGCTTGtttcactaaaatttattatataagtaGTTCTCCGAAGCCAAGAagtgtatttaaaataaaatatgcataacACCACACAAAagcaattttggtttttggaTTGGGATTACTTCATTTTAGCCAAATTTCTGCAGGCCTTTTCAAATCTGTGGTCGAAGTTTCTATATCAGCTATGGTTTGGAAAGTATGACACATGGGCTGTTTTACAACAAGCCATGCCTTTCTGAGAGTGTGCCAGATTCATCCCCATTCACGATAACTTATAACCTTTTGGATTCGATCTTGCTCGGGGATCTGCCATAGGTACGTATTTCGTGTGTTCGGCCAAAAAACTTTACGTACTATCCGAAGGCATTTATTTATGGCGCTTTGTAGTTTCTGCGTAATACTTCTCGGCCCCAGCACGAGAATTTTTGTAGGAACTCCTTTCTTTAGCTAGGGAAGACCATATTGCAGTGCGCTTGGTGGTATCAAAAGCCTGCTGGAAATCAATGAACACCATATAAAGAGGGGTGTTCCATTCTAAGGATTGTTCAACAATTATCCTCAGAGTATTCGCTTGATCTACGCAACTCCGGTCGGGACGGAAGCCTACTTGTTCATCGCGTAATGACATTTCGTCCGGTTGAAGTCTGTCCAATATAATAGTTGAgacaattttataaatagtgTATAGCAACGTGATGCCTTTCCAGTTGCCGCATTCCCGAAGGTTGCCTTTTTTTGGCAGCTTGATCACAATGCCTTTCGTCCAAGACGTCGGGAAGTTTTCGCTCTCCCAGGCTGAAGTTGGAAAAAACTCTCTTGTATAAGAATTGCTGACAGAACTTGAAGTCAGAGAGCTTTTCTGGATGCTCTAAGAATATTATTCCACGTCAAAAGAGAATAACCTCGGCAAaagcattgaaaattttgtagaCTTGAAGTTGCTTTCAAATCTCCAAAAACAGAAATCTTTAATTATCAGTTCGGCTTCAGTGGAAAATTTGACAATTTCAGTGGTTCTGAGAATTTGTGAAAACTTGTTGGCTTTTATAATCAGCCATCATGTTTCAGTAGCATTGATAGCATTGCTCTAACGGTCGAATCGCTCGCCCTGTTCTTCACTTAGATTACCGTGAAAATAGTCAAGGTGATTGTAAAGAAAGTAAGTATATCCAAGCGTTGGAAATTGACTCATTCATTGTTCAACGTATTGAGAAGAGTCATAACTTTTCTTATTTCCTGACAACTGTTGAACAACCCAAAGAAAATCATTTGGCTTTTTCTCGACTCCCGTAAAATGTGTGCCCTTTATTAATAATCGTATATGTGGTCCGTCAAAAGTGCCTTCTATTATCACTTCattttgggaaatttttgatAGACATTTTTCTGTTGATTTTTAGCTATACTCGCCCACAACCAGGTCTTAGAAACCGCTCGTACCTCTTCAAAAATTGTTCAGGAATGTAAGTTGAGGCAAAACTCTCTTGTAAAGTAGGAGTTGAAGGAGTTTAGACTTATGTGGCTGTTGGGTTGCTAGGAGTGTGCAATTGGTCCGTAGCGAATTATAAAGGttgattttttagcttttatattttttaaacagttggtttaaacagttgacgcacgtttcgtgtttcgtTTCacagtcaaacatcttcagtttggtctataatttaaccatgaaaggtcttacaaacgaacaacgtttgcaaatcattgaattttattataaaaatgcgtgtccttttaagaaagtttatcgcgcgcttcttccattttatggacactttaatcgacccactgaagcggctattcgaggagctattgtgactaaatttagaaccaaatttacattattggacaccAACACGCTTACTTAGAGTGCGAACTGACGAAAATaccgcagctgtatcggccagtgttaatgatgaccatcaattatcgattcgtcaccgttcgcagcaattgggcctctgctacgcaacaacgtggaaaattttgcgacaggatttaggtgtgaagcctttcaaaatactgctggtgcaagaattgaagccgaacgacctaccgcaacgcagaatttttggtgaatgggctcttggaaagttgaccgaagatccacttttttatcgaaaaattgtgttcagcgacgaagctcatttttggatcaatgggtacgtaaataagcagaattgtcgattttggagtgaagatcagccagaagaattgcaagagctaccaatgtatccagaaaaggtcacagtttggtgcggtttatgggctggaggtatcattggaccgtacttcttcaaagatgctgcgaatcgtaacgtaactgtgagcgctaccgtgaaatgatatcccacatttttttgcccaaaatgcaagagcttgacttgcatgacatgtggctTCAGCAAGACGATGCCACATGTCACAcaacacgcgtaacaatggacttgttaagaggcgacctgtcaattggccaaccagatcgtgcgatataaagcctttagattattttttgtggggctatgttaaagctcatgtctattcagacaagcctgcttcaattaacgcattggaagacaacattaaagcatttatatgtgagataccggacgaaacattggaaagagtatgccaaagttggactaagcggatggaccaatggaccatttgaagcgcagtcgcggtcaacatttgcgtgaaataatcttcaaatacTAAATtctatggactgtactatcgatttaaatacaaatttcatgcatttttctgaattttacgtgtggttttttgaaaaactttcctatagctattaaaaaatcaccctatatatacaaggtggcgcaaaattaagcacccaatttagtttttttaatttttttttactaaacggaaaaaaatgatttgtggtaatggaaatttttatttgcgccTTTCCGCTCTCCATTGCTTGATTGTCTGTGTACTGCAGCtgcttagttcacaagtgtcaaatatgatttacgtacgacgtcatttgtaaaaattataaatctaccgatagggtgattaattttgcgccaccatgtaaagcgtttttcaataggtgcgcttcaacttttttccgatagggagggcgaacgaggcaatatttttttatttttcgcttgtcatttgtaaacttcattagtatacatttcatcatggaacgctacacacttgagcaacgattgcaaatcgtgcaaattttttatgaaaataatcgttctgttgctgctactttaagagcattacggccattttacggtccatttaataagccgtcccgttttggggttatgtgaagtcattggtctacagtaacaagccggcgacgatttgtgagctcagacccaatattgaacgcgaaattgctggaatttcggccgatttatgcaaaagagtggttggaaattgggttcaacgattggacatcgtaaaacgtgcacgcggtggtcatgcaaaaaaaatcgaatttcatacttaaatgtatatgttcaaactcgattataaaaaaaaaattagttaaaaaagtcaaaccgtttgtggtttattaaaaaaaaaaagttgaagcgctcttactgaaaaacgctttacaagcGATTTAATgcaccttaaaataaataaaaaaagtgctcCACGAGTAAGTTTTTAACTTTACAAATTAGGACGCCAACAAAGAAACATTCATAGCTaactagttaaaaaaaaaaaatttgtaaagaaagttttttaaataaatacacaaaagcatttaaaaataactttcaaTTATAACTATTAATAAGTgtacgcacatatacatacctatatgaaCGACGTGATTTCCAGATGTTCCGTCTACTATAAAAACTTGTCATTgtcttttattcaaaaacagtcGCGCTTCTCAACGCAAAGTTGCCAAAAATGATGGCTTACGCTATGAAATCGGTAATATTTTTCTGCTTCTTCCTGATGGTGTTCAGCCTTAACGCTTACGCCCAGCAATGTGGACCGCTCAGTAAGTTGATTTTCGCACATCTTTGTGATTTTTTCGGCAAATCCGCTTAACTAAGGTTTGGAGGCTATGCATTTAGactaataattcataatattttacagaaaaaattaatattgttttttttttaaattttattaaattggaTTCATAAACTGCGACTATAAATGATTAACTCTTTAAATACTACATTAAAACTCTGTAATTTAGTGTTTGACCGGTAGAAAATGCTAAGTTGACTTAAGTTGTTTTATCAAATGTCCACAGATTTGTGTGCACctcaatcatttattttttttaatattttttatgactgttttattttattataactgttttatttattaaactacTAGATTCTCCGACATGCGGTGGATCAGCTGACCCGGGCTTTGGTGGTGGCGGCTGTAATGAGGGCGTCAGATGGTACTACAATGGCGGATCAAGACGTTGTGAATCATTCTACTATTGGGGTTGTGCTGGCAATTCGAATCGCTATTGTACCCAATTTGCATGCCAGCAACgttgtgaaatattttgataAGAAGAAAATTTGAGCCCCACTCTAATGTTGATGTTCGTGAATGCtttcaaatgtaataaaaattttaggaaattaGTTATATAcctatactagcaaacccgcaccccttcgctgggcacactaaaatagaatagatatggtttagaacagaaaatatatggttttcatattatttatttctttattctttattcaagcgctttggcataaacaatattttttgtttttctatttgtttttgagtaaatataaaatataaattgaaaatcaggaaaaaagaagattgtttttaaatttcaaatcaacgcatatgaataaacaatcgtcttttttcctgatcatccatgaattttccgtttcaatttatatgttttattaagcattggagcttttttaaccattatccatttatatttttcaaaaaaaaaacgaaaaaaattgtgttttccacgaacacataatttcattcggatttcacattaaattatccaatttcgtaagaaattattcactgttctaaaatccactccaaaaaaattcacaaacaatttttacatgttgcacttacgttttttccttatggcatccaaatcagaaagaaatattgacacgttgtaactcacactgtcaatttgacagttcagttccgccccaagcgttaaaaaagtaagcgacattatggctggctcaaaagaactctgtacccgttgccactgctccgaattacaaccaaactttacgaaacccattttcaatacttacttaataatgtgcataagtttggtttaattcggtgcaaagacacggcgggtccacgttttggcatatatttcgagaccctagtcatcaataggtatgaaaattaccccgtattaaagcacttatcaacagctctcatttgatacccatattgtacatacacaaccaaagattacccgggtccacgttttgacctatatctcgagaccccagtcacggagcggcatgaaaaatactctgtactaaagcattcaccaccagcttcaatttgatatccatattgtacaaacacattctagggtccacgttttggtctctatctcgagaccctagtcacggagcggcatggaaaatactctgaactaaagcattcaccaaaagcttccatttgatacccatattgtacatacacaaccaaaggttacccgggtccacgttttgacctatatctcgagccctatccaccaataggtatccaaactatacggaaaccatcttcaataccttcttaacaatgtgtgtaagtttggtttaattcggtgcagacacggccggttagcgaacacacacaaaaagttgactttattttat from Anastrepha ludens isolate Willacy chromosome 5, idAnaLude1.1, whole genome shotgun sequence includes these protein-coding regions:
- the LOC128862969 gene encoding boophilin-G2-like, producing MKFLACFLILAACVFFEQTAAQCRSQPPRTACSGGRDSGVGGRQCVPGKRWFFSPAARLCFSFDYLGCGGNDNRYCSFSDCQSACGRRG
- the LOC128864933 gene encoding U-actitoxin-Avd3i-like — protein: MMAYAMKSVIFFCFFLMVFSLNAYAQQCGPLNSPTCGGSADPGFGGGGCNEGVRWYYNGGSRRCESFYYWGCAGNSNRYCTQFACQQRCEIF